One segment of Solanum lycopersicum chromosome 1, SLM_r2.1 DNA contains the following:
- the LOC138347285 gene encoding cytochrome c oxidase subunit 3 has translation MESEGAPQEIPFLNTLIPLSSGAAVTWAHHAILAGKEKRAVYALVATVSLALVFTGFQGMEYYQAPFTISDSIYGSTFFLATGFHGFHVIIGTIFSIICGIRQYLGHLTKEHHVGFEAAAWYWHFVDVVRLFLFVSIYWWGGI, from the exons ATGGAGTCCGAAGG GGCCCCACAA GAAATCCCTTTTCTTAATACCCTTATTCCCCTTTCATCCGGAGCTGCCGTAACTTGGGCTCATCATGCTATACTCGCGGGGAAGGAAAAACGAGCAGTTTACGCTTTAGTAGCTACCGTTTCACTGGCTCTAGTATTCACAGGCTTTCAAGGAATGGAATATTATCAAGCACCCTTCACTATTTCGGATAGTATTTATGGTTCTACCTTTTTCTTAGCAACTGGCTTTCATGGTTTTCATGTGATTATAGGTACTATTTTCTCGATCATATGTGGTATTCGCCAATATCTTGGTCATCTGACCAAGGAGCATCACGTTGGCTTTGAAGCAGCTGCATGGTACTGGCATTTTGTAGACGTGGTTCGGTTATTCCTATTTGTCTCTATCTATTGGTGGGGAGGTATATGA